The Chryseobacterium suipulveris genome window below encodes:
- a CDS encoding efflux transporter outer membrane subunit: protein MVKNFKNKNKIRTFLIAVVSMMVLSSCMTREKYDRPYEIVNENLFRTDQLPKDSSSIATVSWREIFTDAVLQKHIQNGLENNLDIRIALQNIVAAESYLKQSKAAYQPTLSAGPGYTFQTPSLNTQSGQILGDRRYNNLFDLSGDLSWEADIWGKLKAQEKSQFAQYLGTTAAHKAVKTDLVAAIASGYYQLLTFDEQKRIINETIAIRKKNLETTKALKDAGTLTEVAVQQSEALVFNAESLLVNIDTQTELLENAMSLLLGIPSQKIERTTLAQQKMPTNYKLGFSANLLSNRADVMQSEYNLISAFELTNAAKAEFYPSLRIGGSGGIQSSDIDKLFSVNSLFATLVGSLTQPILNKRQIRTNYEVSLARKEAAYLNFRKTLLNAGKEVSDALKIYEAQDSFISLKRKELNAYQKSVEFSQELVNYGMANYLEVLNASVNSLNAELNISNAEYAKMKAGVELYQALGGGWR, encoded by the coding sequence ATGGTAAAGAATTTCAAAAACAAAAATAAGATCAGAACTTTCCTGATTGCAGTTGTTTCAATGATGGTTTTGTCGTCGTGTATGACGCGTGAAAAGTACGATCGTCCGTATGAAATTGTTAATGAGAACCTGTTCAGAACCGATCAGCTTCCGAAAGATTCTTCAAGTATTGCAACCGTTTCCTGGCGTGAGATTTTCACCGATGCCGTTCTTCAGAAACATATTCAGAACGGACTTGAAAACAACCTCGACATTAGAATTGCGCTGCAGAATATTGTTGCCGCAGAATCTTATCTCAAACAAAGCAAAGCCGCTTACCAACCCACACTTTCGGCAGGTCCAGGTTACACTTTTCAGACTCCCTCATTAAATACGCAAAGCGGGCAGATTCTTGGGGACAGAAGATATAATAACCTTTTCGATTTGAGCGGTGATCTTTCCTGGGAAGCCGATATTTGGGGAAAACTGAAAGCTCAGGAGAAATCCCAGTTCGCACAATATCTTGGAACTACCGCTGCTCACAAAGCGGTGAAAACCGACTTGGTTGCCGCCATTGCGTCGGGTTATTATCAGTTATTGACCTTCGATGAGCAGAAACGGATTATTAACGAAACCATCGCCATCCGTAAAAAAAATCTTGAAACCACCAAAGCATTGAAGGATGCGGGAACACTCACTGAAGTTGCCGTTCAGCAAAGTGAAGCGTTGGTTTTCAATGCAGAATCGCTTTTAGTTAATATCGATACCCAAACCGAACTTTTAGAAAATGCAATGAGTTTGCTGCTGGGAATTCCTTCACAAAAAATTGAAAGAACTACGCTTGCTCAGCAGAAAATGCCTACAAATTACAAACTCGGCTTCTCGGCGAATTTACTTTCCAACAGAGCCGATGTAATGCAGTCGGAATACAATCTAATTTCTGCCTTTGAACTGACGAATGCTGCAAAAGCGGAGTTTTATCCCAGCTTGAGAATTGGTGGAAGCGGCGGAATTCAAAGTTCGGATATCGACAAACTGTTCAGCGTAAATTCCCTCTTTGCAACGCTTGTTGGAAGTTTAACCCAACCCATTTTGAACAAAAGACAAATCAGAACCAACTACGAAGTGAGCTTGGCAAGAAAGGAAGCCGCTTATTTGAATTTCCGTAAAACGCTTTTGAATGCAGGAAAAGAAGTTTCTGACGCGCTGAAAATTTATGAAGCCCAAGATTCTTTTATCAGTTTAAAGAGAAAGGAACTCAACGCCTATCAGAAATCGGTAGAGTTTTCCCAGGAATTGGTGAATTACGGGATGGCGAATTATTTGGAAGTTCTGAACGCCTCTGTAAATTCTTTAAATGCCGAACTCAATATTTCCAATGCCGAATATGCCAAAATGAAAGCGGGAGTAGAGCTGTATCAAGCTTTAGGCGGCGGTTGGCGCTAA
- a CDS encoding efflux RND transporter periplasmic adaptor subunit — protein sequence MKNQLLIVTMAALSVISCKKKEDKKPDSTKTVTTVKVETRDVTGFTSFPASIQGRVNNDVRAKIQGYITQVLVDEGQYVSKGQPLFRLETNTLNESASAARAGIGAAQSSVSAADANVKAAQAAVNAATVEVNKLRPLVEKNIISNVQLQTAQANLSRANAQLSQAIAAKQQASAGVAQAQANYQGVQANIDYSIIRAPVSGVVGKINLRNGSLVGPGDPTPITTVSDTSELYAYFSMNEKEYLDFLKNSYGATVPEKLRNMPMVELLMANGDVYPEKGKIQAVTGQIDASTGTIQFRVSLPNPQKLLSNGNTGTIRIPKNYDKVMVLPESATYEQQGLVYVFKVDKDTAKNSTIKVIDRVNNLVLIGDGVKNGETVVAQGVGTLKSGTAVKQELKTIDELTKAIQPIFED from the coding sequence ATGAAAAATCAACTTTTAATAGTTACAATGGCGGCTTTGTCTGTTATTTCCTGCAAAAAGAAAGAAGACAAAAAACCAGACTCCACAAAAACGGTGACCACGGTTAAGGTTGAAACCCGCGATGTGACCGGCTTCACTTCTTTTCCTGCAAGTATTCAGGGGAGAGTGAATAATGATGTTCGCGCAAAAATCCAGGGTTACATCACCCAGGTTTTGGTGGATGAAGGACAATATGTTTCCAAGGGACAACCACTTTTTCGACTGGAAACCAATACATTAAACGAATCCGCTTCTGCAGCGAGAGCGGGAATTGGTGCGGCGCAAAGCAGTGTTTCCGCAGCAGATGCCAATGTAAAGGCGGCTCAAGCAGCGGTAAATGCCGCCACAGTCGAGGTGAATAAACTTCGCCCATTAGTAGAAAAAAATATCATCAGCAACGTTCAGCTTCAGACCGCTCAAGCAAATCTTTCGAGAGCGAATGCTCAGCTTTCTCAGGCAATCGCGGCGAAACAGCAGGCGAGTGCGGGAGTCGCTCAAGCTCAGGCAAATTATCAAGGAGTTCAGGCAAATATTGATTACTCCATCATTCGCGCCCCAGTTTCAGGTGTGGTTGGGAAAATCAACCTGCGAAACGGAAGCTTAGTCGGTCCAGGTGATCCAACGCCGATTACGACAGTTTCCGACACCAGCGAACTTTACGCCTATTTCTCAATGAACGAAAAGGAATACCTCGACTTTTTGAAAAATTCCTACGGAGCGACCGTTCCCGAAAAATTAAGAAATATGCCGATGGTGGAACTGTTGATGGCAAATGGCGACGTTTATCCCGAAAAAGGAAAAATCCAGGCAGTGACGGGACAGATCGATGCTTCCACCGGAACAATACAATTCAGGGTTTCGCTTCCGAATCCGCAGAAACTTTTAAGCAACGGAAACACCGGAACCATCCGAATTCCAAAAAATTATGATAAAGTAATGGTACTCCCGGAAAGCGCAACTTACGAACAGCAGGGATTGGTTTATGTATTTAAAGTCGATAAGGATACCGCGAAAAATTCCACTATTAAAGTAATCGATCGTGTGAACAATCTGGTATTAATCGGCGATGGAGTGAAGAATGGCGAAACCGTTGTAGCACAAGGAGTTGGAACCCTGAAATCGGGAACTGCAGTAAAACAGGAGCTGAAAACGATTGACGAACTTACGAAAGCGATTCAACCTATTTTTGAAGATTAA
- a CDS encoding efflux RND transporter permease subunit, protein MIKKFIDRPVLSTVVSILIVILGILGYLQLPVTQYPDIAPPTVRISANYTGANAQTVMNSVVIPIEEQVNGVEGMDYISSSAGNNGSANIQIFFKPGINPDIAAVNVQNSVQRAMPLLPAEVTRSGVTTSKQNTSALMFLSFYTSNPQLNEVWLQNYLNINIIPQIRRINGVGDASAFGGKNYSMRVWLDPVKMASYGLEPSEVSAAINEQSREAAAGQFGENSGNSFQYVITYKGKLNEVDDYENIVLRSLGNGQYLRLKDVARIDLDAQSYSGSGENNGRRSISMGIFQTPGSNAQNIIKEVKEFLDKTEKTLPEGVGYTINFDTNEFLEASIGKVITTLIEAFILVFLVVFIFLQDFRSTLIPAIAVPVSIIGSFFFLNLLGYSLNLLTLFALVLAIGIVVDDAIVVVEAVHAKIEGGITDSRKATVEAMDEITGAIISITLVMAAVFIPVTFLTGPAGVFYQQFGITLIIAILISAVNALTLSPVLCSLFLKSHSKNNKEYEQMNWKDKFFYKFNEGFRAVTRRYGRSFSFLLRHKWVTLVIFLAGGITFWWANSNMATGFIPKEDRGIIFTDVQLPPGASMERTYNVLKGLQEEARKLPGVQNVTFTSGRGFMSGNGPNVGQAFVRLKPFHERYSEKGLDDVTITKKLFGIASKFPDAKIVFFAPPSVRGFGSSDGFSAVLLDKAGNQLTDLSSVSQNFIGALMQRPEIQFASTSFNTNYPQYEMVVDVAKAKEVGVTVTSILGAMQGYVGGIYSSDFTKYGKQFRVMIQSLPDDRQNIQDLSKYYVRTSSGQMAPVSQFVTMERRFGPQAIERYNLFTSVNITGSSNPGFSTGDAIKAVQEVAAQNLPADYDVEFTGLSKEEMKAGSQTFVIFLLSFVFVYFLLAAQYESYILPFAVIISLPLGVVGAYFGQSIFGLENNIYFQIAIVMLIGLLAKNAILIVEFAVQRRHRGESIPMSAINAAKARLRPILMTSFAFIFGMLPLVFSSGIGMVGNRSIGTGAAAGLLIGTAFGLVAIPVLYVIFQSLHEKIKPLTSKDINLSE, encoded by the coding sequence ATGATTAAGAAATTCATAGACCGCCCCGTACTTTCAACGGTAGTTTCCATTCTGATCGTAATTTTGGGGATTCTCGGTTATCTACAGCTTCCTGTGACGCAGTATCCTGATATTGCGCCGCCTACGGTTCGGATTTCCGCAAACTACACAGGAGCAAACGCACAAACCGTGATGAACTCCGTAGTAATCCCAATCGAGGAGCAGGTAAACGGTGTCGAAGGAATGGATTACATTTCCTCATCAGCAGGAAACAACGGTTCGGCGAACATCCAGATTTTCTTTAAACCGGGAATCAATCCAGATATCGCCGCGGTGAACGTGCAGAACAGTGTGCAGCGTGCAATGCCTTTGCTTCCCGCGGAAGTTACGAGATCGGGAGTCACCACTTCGAAACAGAATACGAGTGCTTTGATGTTTCTCTCCTTTTACACCTCGAATCCGCAGCTGAATGAAGTTTGGCTTCAGAACTATTTGAATATCAATATCATCCCTCAGATTCGTAGGATTAATGGAGTGGGCGACGCTTCCGCATTTGGTGGAAAAAATTACTCGATGAGAGTTTGGCTCGATCCAGTGAAAATGGCTTCTTATGGTTTGGAACCTTCTGAAGTGAGTGCTGCAATCAATGAGCAGTCGCGCGAAGCTGCAGCAGGACAGTTTGGCGAAAACAGCGGGAACTCTTTCCAGTACGTGATTACCTATAAAGGGAAACTCAACGAAGTGGATGATTATGAAAATATTGTTTTGCGTTCGCTCGGAAACGGTCAATATCTCCGTTTGAAAGATGTTGCCCGAATTGACCTCGACGCGCAAAGTTACTCAGGAAGTGGTGAGAACAACGGAAGACGTTCCATCAGTATGGGGATTTTCCAGACTCCCGGTTCTAATGCTCAAAATATTATTAAAGAAGTAAAGGAATTCCTCGACAAAACCGAAAAAACTTTGCCGGAAGGAGTGGGTTACACCATTAACTTCGACACCAACGAATTTCTCGAAGCATCGATCGGCAAAGTAATCACCACACTGATCGAGGCGTTTATTCTGGTTTTCCTCGTGGTGTTTATTTTCCTGCAGGATTTCCGTTCGACGCTCATTCCCGCGATTGCGGTTCCCGTTTCGATTATCGGTAGTTTTTTCTTTCTGAATCTTTTGGGATATTCCCTGAATTTATTGACGCTTTTCGCATTGGTTCTCGCCATCGGAATTGTGGTGGATGACGCGATTGTCGTCGTAGAAGCCGTTCACGCCAAAATTGAAGGCGGCATCACCGATTCCCGAAAAGCAACCGTGGAAGCAATGGATGAAATTACGGGAGCCATCATCTCGATAACTTTGGTAATGGCGGCGGTTTTCATTCCGGTAACCTTTCTTACCGGTCCCGCTGGAGTTTTCTACCAGCAGTTTGGGATTACGCTGATTATTGCAATTTTGATTTCCGCAGTTAACGCACTTACTTTGAGTCCTGTGCTTTGTTCATTATTCTTAAAGTCACACAGCAAAAACAATAAGGAGTATGAGCAGATGAACTGGAAGGACAAGTTTTTCTATAAGTTTAATGAAGGTTTCCGCGCGGTAACCCGCAGATACGGAAGATCGTTCAGTTTTCTTTTAAGACATAAATGGGTGACACTCGTGATTTTTCTGGCAGGAGGAATTACTTTTTGGTGGGCCAACTCGAATATGGCGACAGGATTTATTCCTAAAGAAGACCGCGGAATTATCTTTACCGATGTGCAGCTTCCACCAGGAGCATCGATGGAGCGGACTTATAACGTTTTGAAAGGACTTCAGGAGGAAGCCCGAAAACTTCCGGGTGTTCAAAACGTTACCTTTACTTCCGGTCGTGGATTTATGTCTGGAAACGGACCCAATGTCGGACAGGCGTTTGTGCGGCTGAAACCTTTCCACGAAAGATACAGCGAGAAAGGTCTTGATGACGTAACCATTACCAAAAAACTTTTCGGGATCGCCTCGAAATTTCCCGACGCGAAGATTGTATTTTTCGCTCCGCCAAGTGTTCGCGGTTTCGGTTCGAGTGACGGTTTCTCCGCTGTTCTTCTTGATAAGGCAGGAAACCAGCTCACTGATTTGAGTTCGGTTTCCCAAAATTTCATCGGCGCTTTAATGCAAAGACCTGAAATTCAGTTTGCGAGTACTTCCTTTAACACCAATTATCCGCAATATGAAATGGTGGTCGATGTCGCTAAAGCAAAAGAAGTCGGCGTTACTGTGACCAGTATTCTCGGTGCGATGCAGGGTTATGTCGGCGGAATTTACTCCTCGGATTTTACCAAATACGGAAAACAGTTTCGGGTGATGATCCAGTCGCTTCCCGATGATCGGCAGAATATTCAGGATTTGAGCAAATATTATGTGCGGACTTCAAGCGGACAAATGGCGCCCGTTTCCCAATTCGTGACAATGGAAAGAAGATTCGGACCACAGGCGATTGAGCGGTACAACCTTTTTACCTCCGTAAATATCACGGGTTCGAGTAATCCAGGATTTTCAACGGGGGATGCAATTAAGGCGGTTCAGGAAGTTGCCGCACAAAATCTTCCAGCGGATTACGACGTAGAGTTTACAGGACTTTCCAAAGAAGAAATGAAGGCGGGATCGCAGACTTTCGTGATTTTCCTGCTGAGTTTTGTTTTCGTTTACTTTTTATTGGCGGCACAATATGAAAGTTACATTTTGCCATTTGCCGTGATTATCTCTTTGCCACTCGGAGTGGTGGGTGCGTATTTCGGGCAAAGTATCTTCGGACTCGAAAACAATATCTACTTCCAGATCGCGATTGTGATGCTCATTGGTTTGCTCGCGAAGAATGCAATCCTTATTGTAGAATTTGCCGTTCAGAGACGACATCGTGGCGAAAGTATTCCAATGTCGGCGATTAATGCGGCAAAAGCGAGGTTAAGACCAATTCTGATGACTTCTTTTGCATTTATTTTCGGAATGCTTCCACTGGTTTTTTCAAGCGGAATCGGAATGGTCGGAAACCGATCCATCGGAACGGGTGCTGCTGCAGGTTTGCTTATCGGTACCGCATTCGGATTGGTGGCGATTCCTGTGCTGTACGTGATTTTCCAAAGCTTGCACGAGAAGATTAAACCATTAACTTCAAAAGATATCAACCTAAGCGAGTAG
- a CDS encoding RNA methyltransferase, which yields MSTTKKLKLEELGRIDVETFKQTDKIPLVVVLDNVRSMHNVGAVFRTADAFLVEKIILCGITPQPPHREIHKAALGATESVDWVFEKNISAALENLKKEDFKIIGIEQTTNSELITNFKIKKGEKYAIVLGNEVEGLSDEALPLYDHFLEIPQLGTKHSLNVSVCAGIVMWEFAKSLKFEV from the coding sequence ATGTCCACCACCAAAAAACTGAAGCTCGAAGAATTAGGGAGAATCGATGTTGAAACCTTTAAGCAAACCGATAAGATTCCGCTCGTGGTGGTTTTGGACAATGTGAGGAGTATGCATAATGTAGGTGCAGTTTTCCGAACGGCGGATGCTTTTTTGGTTGAGAAAATTATTCTATGCGGAATCACGCCGCAACCTCCACATCGCGAAATTCACAAAGCCGCATTGGGAGCAACCGAAAGTGTAGATTGGGTTTTCGAAAAGAACATTTCAGCGGCGCTTGAAAACTTGAAGAAGGAAGACTTCAAAATCATCGGGATCGAACAGACCACAAACTCCGAACTGATCACCAACTTCAAAATTAAAAAAGGTGAAAAATACGCCATCGTTTTGGGCAATGAAGTGGAAGGTTTAAGCGATGAAGCACTTCCGCTTTACGATCATTTTCTTGAAATTCCACAATTGGGAACAAAGCATTCGCTCAACGTTTCCGTATGTGCAGGAATCGTGATGTGGGAATTTGCCAAGAGTTTGAAGTTTGAGGTTTGA
- a CDS encoding DUF1801 domain-containing protein — MNPLNEYYLRQPEPSRSILLFLREFILKHDPQITETLSFGLPFFKFKGKMFCYFNYHKKFGKYYISFNKGKELMYAELVREDRKLFKILLIDENEDLPVELISQIMEDLKKML, encoded by the coding sequence ATGAATCCTTTAAATGAATACTATCTGCGCCAACCGGAACCTTCGCGGAGCATCCTTCTTTTTCTGCGCGAATTTATTTTAAAACACGATCCGCAGATTACTGAAACGCTGAGTTTCGGGCTGCCTTTTTTCAAATTTAAAGGTAAAATGTTCTGTTATTTCAATTACCACAAGAAATTCGGAAAGTATTACATCAGTTTCAATAAAGGAAAGGAGCTGATGTATGCTGAATTGGTTCGGGAAGACAGAAAACTGTTTAAAATTCTGCTGATCGACGAAAACGAAGATCTTCCGGTAGAACTGATCTCACAAATCATGGAAGACCTGAAGAAAATGCTGTGA
- the mutS gene encoding DNA mismatch repair protein MutS, with translation MSMAKKETPLMTQYNTIKGKYPDALLLFRVGDFYETFGSDAIKASQILGIVLTKRNNGDSQLELAGFPHHSIDSYLPKLVRAGLRVAICDQLEDPKTVKGIVKRGVTELVTPGVTFNEQVLTSKKNNFLLSIHKEKEKFGMTLVDVSTGEFLVSEGNLEKLLHIVHTFDPSEIIYQRTTELPSQLKTRNTFKLEDWAFQYNYAYEKLTNHFKTQSLKGFGVEEMKLGIISAGAIFAYLVEDTHHALLQHITKIQLIPQDDYLMMDNFTLRNLEIVYPSNPHGKSLLDIIDRTSTPMGGRLLRRRLILPLKSVDEINRRLGLIEFFNKEDDLKYEILQLLKTISDLDRLMGKLASEKISPKELGYLRQSLVNIHQIKNLLHSFDEHLAYLNPLNGLEDLIKYLENYLNEELPVNIAKGNVIKNGISEELDRLRNLQHKGKSFLDEICERETERTGISSLKISFNNVFGYFIEVRNTHKDKVPTDWIRKQTLVNAERYITEELKEYEEQILGAEEKISKIEHDLYRKVCENVMIYIDQIQEDSKIIAELDCGVGLSELAVSESYTKPILNDSFEISLTEARHPIIENALPLGEKYIPNDLFLDKDSQQIIMVTGPNMAGKSAILRQTAIICLLAQIGSFVPAKHAEIGILDKIFTRVGATDNISAGESTFMVEMNEAANILNNISERSLILLDEIGRGTSTYDGVSIAWAIAEYLHQHPTQPKTLFATHYHELNEMTVNFERIKNFHVSIQENKGTIIFMRKLVAGGSEHSFGIHVAKLAGMPSTVVNRANEVLKTLEKSRSQKNGKEKTKAITEENLQLSFFQLDDPVLENIREELTKIDINTLTPIEALMKLNSIKKLIGQ, from the coding sequence ATCTCGATGGCAAAGAAAGAAACCCCATTAATGACGCAGTACAACACCATCAAGGGAAAATATCCTGATGCGCTTCTGCTGTTTAGAGTCGGGGATTTCTATGAGACTTTCGGGTCCGATGCCATTAAAGCTTCTCAGATTCTGGGGATTGTGCTGACCAAAAGAAACAACGGCGATTCGCAACTGGAACTGGCTGGTTTTCCGCACCATTCTATCGATTCGTATCTTCCGAAATTGGTGAGAGCGGGGCTTCGTGTGGCGATTTGTGACCAGCTGGAAGATCCGAAAACGGTGAAAGGAATTGTGAAACGCGGCGTTACCGAATTGGTTACTCCGGGTGTGACTTTCAACGAGCAGGTTTTAACCTCCAAGAAAAATAACTTCCTGCTTTCCATCCACAAGGAAAAAGAGAAATTCGGGATGACTTTGGTCGATGTTTCCACAGGTGAATTTCTGGTTTCGGAAGGGAATCTGGAAAAACTCCTCCACATCGTCCATACTTTTGATCCGAGTGAGATTATTTACCAAAGAACGACCGAACTCCCATCGCAGCTTAAAACCAGAAATACTTTCAAGCTCGAAGACTGGGCGTTCCAATACAATTACGCTTACGAAAAACTGACCAACCATTTCAAAACCCAATCGCTGAAAGGTTTCGGTGTGGAAGAAATGAAACTGGGAATTATTTCGGCAGGAGCAATTTTCGCTTATCTGGTCGAAGACACACATCATGCTCTTTTACAGCATATTACCAAAATCCAACTGATTCCGCAAGACGATTATCTGATGATGGATAATTTCACCTTGAGGAATCTGGAAATCGTTTATCCAAGCAATCCTCACGGAAAATCGCTGCTCGACATTATCGACAGAACCTCAACTCCGATGGGAGGAAGATTGTTGCGGAGAAGATTGATTCTCCCACTAAAATCAGTGGACGAAATCAACAGAAGATTGGGACTGATCGAATTCTTTAACAAAGAAGATGATTTAAAATACGAAATCCTTCAGCTGCTGAAAACGATTTCCGACCTCGACCGATTGATGGGAAAACTGGCTTCCGAAAAAATCTCACCGAAAGAACTCGGTTACCTTCGTCAAAGTTTGGTTAACATCCATCAAATCAAAAACTTGCTTCATTCTTTTGATGAGCATTTGGCTTACCTGAATCCATTAAACGGGCTCGAAGATCTCATCAAATATTTGGAAAACTATCTGAATGAGGAACTTCCCGTAAATATTGCGAAAGGAAATGTCATTAAAAACGGAATTTCCGAAGAGCTGGATCGGCTGAGAAATCTTCAGCATAAAGGAAAAAGCTTCCTCGATGAAATATGCGAACGGGAAACCGAACGGACGGGAATTTCGAGTTTGAAAATTAGTTTCAATAACGTTTTCGGATATTTTATTGAAGTTCGAAATACCCATAAAGACAAGGTTCCCACCGATTGGATTCGTAAGCAAACGCTGGTCAATGCGGAAAGATATATCACCGAGGAACTGAAAGAATACGAAGAACAGATTCTCGGTGCCGAAGAAAAAATCTCCAAAATCGAGCATGATCTGTACCGAAAAGTTTGCGAAAACGTGATGATCTACATCGATCAGATTCAGGAAGATTCCAAGATTATCGCCGAACTCGACTGTGGTGTAGGTTTGTCGGAACTCGCTGTTTCTGAGAGTTATACGAAACCGATTTTGAATGATTCTTTTGAAATTTCATTAACCGAAGCACGACACCCGATCATCGAAAACGCGCTTCCTCTCGGTGAAAAATATATTCCAAACGACCTTTTTCTCGACAAGGATTCGCAGCAGATCATCATGGTTACGGGACCGAATATGGCGGGTAAATCTGCGATTCTCCGTCAAACTGCAATCATCTGTCTTCTCGCACAAATTGGTAGTTTCGTTCCTGCGAAACACGCCGAAATCGGGATTCTCGACAAGATTTTCACGCGGGTTGGTGCGACCGACAATATTTCTGCGGGCGAATCGACCTTTATGGTGGAAATGAACGAGGCAGCGAATATTCTGAATAATATTTCCGAACGAAGTTTAATCCTTCTGGATGAGATTGGTCGCGGAACTTCCACTTACGACGGCGTTTCGATAGCCTGGGCAATCGCGGAATACCTGCACCAACATCCAACGCAGCCGAAAACTTTATTTGCGACGCATTACCACGAACTCAACGAAATGACGGTGAATTTTGAGCGGATTAAAAATTTCCACGTTTCGATCCAGGAGAATAAAGGGACGATTATCTTTATGCGGAAACTCGTTGCAGGCGGAAGCGAACACAGTTTCGGAATCCACGTGGCAAAACTAGCGGGAATGCCTTCAACGGTGGTCAACCGAGCGAACGAAGTTCTGAAGACTTTAGAAAAAAGCCGTTCCCAGAAAAACGGAAAAGAAAAAACCAAAGCCATCACCGAAGAAAATTTACAGCTATCTTTCTTTCAGCTCGATGATCCCGTTCTGGAAAACATCCGCGAGGAACTGACGAAAATCGACATCAATACTTTGACGCCAATTGAAGCGCTGATGAAACTGAACTCGATTAAGAAGTTGATTGGGCAGTAG
- a CDS encoding C10 family peptidase has product MKNLFIYFLFTLGFLLTNCRSEPFVRLIDNDHFVTKKEAEKIVESKLFYKVSSKTKLFNANFLSRNKRQNGDSLQIDNIVEIKDKKGINAFYAINLKDNGYILFAADKRSHPIMGIVESGKFELSEDLPQSFLGYLDTEIHELELAREDNVPQLVEIKGQWDAIVNREPPDGEGGNAYDCPSQYHSSVGPLLKTKWGQGDGYNWFCPDKGCYGDGTPHNGRAWTGCVATAVAQIMKYNEFPNNYNWSLMPNIGGSQETSQLMADVGGLVNMNYGCASSSAFDEKAAEALSFLGYSAVSYTNFNHTYIPSLINSNYPVYLSGGRYYGFLGLQYKGHAWVCDGYVQGYSCIFDDNGMATGGYGYFMLFMNWGWGGLHDGLFGVNNFSPGENTYNQDRKMIYYAKP; this is encoded by the coding sequence ATGAAAAACTTATTTATCTATTTTCTTTTTACATTGGGTTTCCTACTAACCAACTGTAGAAGCGAGCCTTTCGTAAGATTAATTGATAACGATCATTTTGTGACTAAAAAAGAGGCAGAAAAAATTGTGGAAAGCAAACTTTTTTATAAGGTGAGCAGCAAGACAAAGCTTTTCAATGCTAATTTTCTTAGTAGAAATAAAAGACAGAATGGTGATTCGCTTCAAATTGATAATATTGTAGAAATCAAGGATAAGAAAGGTATCAATGCCTTTTATGCAATTAACCTGAAGGATAATGGATATATTTTATTTGCAGCAGATAAACGAAGCCATCCGATCATGGGGATTGTTGAATCAGGAAAATTTGAATTATCGGAAGATTTACCTCAATCCTTCTTAGGGTATTTAGATACTGAAATACATGAACTTGAGCTCGCAAGAGAGGATAACGTTCCACAACTTGTTGAAATAAAAGGACAATGGGATGCTATTGTAAATCGTGAACCACCAGATGGTGAAGGCGGCAATGCTTACGATTGTCCGAGTCAGTACCATAGTTCAGTTGGTCCATTATTAAAAACAAAGTGGGGACAAGGTGATGGATATAATTGGTTTTGTCCTGATAAAGGATGCTATGGCGATGGAACTCCTCATAATGGAAGAGCTTGGACAGGATGCGTGGCTACAGCAGTTGCTCAAATTATGAAATATAATGAGTTTCCTAACAATTATAATTGGAGTTTAATGCCAAATATTGGAGGAAGTCAAGAAACCTCGCAACTTATGGCAGATGTTGGGGGTTTGGTTAATATGAACTATGGATGTGCATCCTCTTCCGCTTTTGATGAGAAAGCTGCGGAGGCGTTGTCATTCTTAGGATATTCTGCGGTAAGCTACACCAATTTCAATCATACCTATATTCCGTCACTAATAAACTCCAATTATCCTGTGTATCTTTCAGGTGGCAGATATTATGGCTTCTTAGGTCTTCAATACAAAGGACATGCATGGGTATGTGACGGATATGTACAGGGATATTCATGTATATTTGACGATAATGGAATGGCCACTGGTGGATATGGATACTTTATGCTATTCATGAACTGGGGTTGGGGCGGATTGCATGATGGTTTGTTTGGTGTAAACAACTTTAGTCCAGGAGAAAATACCTACAACCAAGATAGAAAAATGATTTATTATGCAAAACCATAA